From the Vanacampus margaritifer isolate UIUO_Vmar chromosome 14, RoL_Vmar_1.0, whole genome shotgun sequence genome, the window GGCTCCCGGAAGGGGTTGCTTCCTGCCGGGACCCCCGCCAACAGAGCGTCCCTGCCTGCGTTCTGCAGACAAAACTGCTGCAGCTCCGAAGCTGCCTGCGACACCTGCATTcatcattacattatt encodes:
- the gng10 gene encoding guanine nucleotide-binding protein G(I)/G(S)/G(O) subunit gamma-10, giving the protein MTSNSSLSSMRRMVEQLKLEASVERIKVSQAASELQQFCLQNAGRDALLAGVPAGSNPFREPRSCTVV